TGGCCGCGATGTGACGGCGAATGGCGTCCACCGAGCCCTTGCGGATCAGGCGATCCTGAATGTTAATCCCGCTCATCCGGGTCTGCGCCGTAAAGGGGACAAAGGTGGCATGCAGGCTCTGCACGTCGCGCTGGCGCAGATTGAAGCGCTGTTTGGCGAGAACCACGATGCTGCGGCCTTCCGGGGTTTCGTCCGCAAGTGAAGCCAGCTGTGCGGCGTCGGCCAGCGTTTTTTCGTCCACGCCCGGGGCGGGAAGAAACTCGGAGGCCTGGCGGTTGCCCAGGGTGATGGTGCCGGTTTTATCCAGTAGCAGCACGTCGACGTCGCCTGCCGCCTCGACGGCCCGTCCGCTGGTGGCGATCACGTTAGCCGCCAGCATCCGGCTCATGCCCGCCACGCCGATGGCCGACAGCAGGCCGCCGATAGTGGTGGGGATCAGGCAGACCAGCAGGGCAACCAGCACCGTGACGCTCACCGCCGTCCCGCCATACGACGAGAAGGGCCACAGGGTCGCCGTCGCCAGCAGGAAGACGATGGTCAGCGCCACCAGCAGAATGGTCAGGGCGATTTCATTTGGGGTTTTGCGCCGCTGGGCGCCTTCCACCATGGCGATCATCCGGTCGAGGAAGGTTTCTCCCGGGTTGACGCTGCACTGGATCACCAGCCAGTCGGAGAGAATACGCGTCCCGCCGGTGACCGAGGCGAAATCGCCGCCGGACTCACGAATGACCGGCGCAGACTCCCCGGTAATGGCGCTCTCATCCACCGAGGCCCCCCCTTCGATAACCTCCCCGTCGCAGGGGATAATGTCTCCGGCTTCGACCAGCACGATATCGCCTTTGCGCAGCGCATCCGCCGGCACCCTGTCGGTGGCGGCACCGTATTTCGCTTCGCGTAGCTTGCGGGCGAACGCCGTCTTCTGGACGCCTTTCAGGCTGTTGGCCTGGGCTTTACTGCGTCCTTCCGCCAGCGCTTCAGCCACGTTGGCAAACAGCACGGTGAACCACAGCCACAGGCCGATCGCCGCGGTAAAGGTGGCGCTCCCGGCCAGTAACCCGGCCGCCATGGCAACGGCAAGCAGGGTGGTCAGCAGGCTTCCCAGCCAGACGATAAACATCACCGGGTTGCGCCACTGCACGCGCGGATCTAATTTTTTTATCGCATCCATCAGCGCCTGGCGAACCAGAGAAGGTTCGAGCAGGGCCAGTTGCTTACGACTCATGACGATTACTCCGTTAAATCAGCGTAAAGAGAGATGTTCCGCAACCGGGCCTAATGCGAGGGCGGGAATAAAGGTAAGGGCGCCTACCAGCAGGACGGTGCCGATCAGCAGGCCGACAAACAGCGCCCCGTGTGTGGGCAACGTGCCGCCCGAGGCGGGCTGGCGGGTCTTGTTGACCAGCGATCCGGCGATGGCCATTACCGGCACAATCACCCCAAAGCGGCCGATCAACATGCAGAACGCCAGCAGGCAGTTCCAGAACGGCGAGTTGGCGCTCAGGCCCGCAAAGGCGCTGCCGTTGTTGTTGGCCGCGGACGAAACCGCGTACAGCACCTCGCTGAAGCCGTGGATCCCGGGGTTGAAAATGCCGCTGCGTCCGGCATCGGTCATCAGCGCCAGCGCGGTACCGAGCAGCACCAGCGCCGGGGTGACGAGGATCGCCAGGGCGGTCAGCTTCATCTCGCGCACGTCGATTTTCTTGCCCAGATATTCCGGGGTGCGGCCAATCATCAGCCCGGCGATAAACACCGCCAGCAGCACGAACAGCAGCATGCCGTACAGGCCCGATCCGACGCCGCCAAACACCACTTCGCCAATCTGCATCAGCCACAGCGGGATCATCCCGCCCAGGGCGGTGAAGGAGTCATGCATAGCGTTGACCGCGCCACAGGAGGCAGCGGTGGTGATCACCGCATACAGGCTGCTGGCAAGAATGCCAAAGCGGCTCTCTTTCCCTTCCATATTGCTGTTGCTGTCCGCACCCAGCAGCATGAAGTGGCTGTTGCCCTGCCATTCCGCCCACATCACCAGCCCCGCACAGACCACAAAGATGGCGGACATGGTCCAGAGGATCGCGTGCCCCTGGCGGCGATCGCTCACCGCCTCGCCAAAAGCAAAACAGAGCGCGGTGGGGATCAGGAAGATCGCCAGCATCTGCACGGCGTTGGTCAGGGCGGTCGGGTTCTCAAACGGATGGGCGGAGTTGGCATTAAAGAATCCACCCCCGTTGGTACCAAGCATTTTGATCGCTTCCTGGGAGGCCACCGGCCCCATCGGCAGCAGTTGTTTAGCCCCTTCCAGCGAGGTAAACGGCTGATACGCCAACAGGTTCTGCAATACGCCTTGCTGGATAAACAGCAGCGCGATGACCAGCGACAGCGGCAGCAGCACCCACAGGGTGATGCGGGTCAAATCGACCCAGGCGTTGCCAAGCGTAGTGACATTCTGACGAGCAAAGGCGCGGATCAGGGCGAAGATCACCGCAATGCCGCTCGCCGCTGAGAGGAAGTTTTGTACCGTCAGTCCCACCATCTGGCTGAAATAGCTCAGGGTGGTTTCACCGGCATAAGACTGCCAGTTGGTATTGCTGACAAAGCTGACGGCGGTATTGAGCGCCAGATGCCAGGAGAGCCCCGGAAGCTGCTGCGGATTGAGCGGCAGCCAGCCCTGAAGCATCAGCATGGCGAAAAGCACCACCAGGCCCACCCCGTTCAGCAGCAGGATAGCGAGCAGATAGTGCCGCCAGCCCATTTCATCGGCACCTATTCCGAGCAGGCTCAATAAACCTGCGTCAATGGCCTGCACGCCGGGCAGCGGCAGGCCGTTAATCATCCGTGCCAGCCACATCCCCAGCGGTCGGGCGAGCGCCAACAGCACCAGCAGGAAGCTGGCAATAAGCAGAAATCCCTGAGCGGCCATCAGAATGCCTCCGCATTAAGCAGGGCATAGATCAGATACCCCAGTAACAGAAACACCAGCACGATGCCCGCAATGATACCTGCACTCACAATTCACCTCCGGGTGACATTAGTTGTGGTGCAAACGGTAAAT
This DNA window, taken from Leclercia adecarboxylata, encodes the following:
- the kdpF gene encoding K(+)-transporting ATPase subunit F, which gives rise to MSAGIIAGIVLVFLLLGYLIYALLNAEAF
- the kdpA gene encoding potassium-transporting ATPase subunit KdpA, which codes for MAAQGFLLIASFLLVLLALARPLGMWLARMINGLPLPGVQAIDAGLLSLLGIGADEMGWRHYLLAILLLNGVGLVVLFAMLMLQGWLPLNPQQLPGLSWHLALNTAVSFVSNTNWQSYAGETTLSYFSQMVGLTVQNFLSAASGIAVIFALIRAFARQNVTTLGNAWVDLTRITLWVLLPLSLVIALLFIQQGVLQNLLAYQPFTSLEGAKQLLPMGPVASQEAIKMLGTNGGGFFNANSAHPFENPTALTNAVQMLAIFLIPTALCFAFGEAVSDRRQGHAILWTMSAIFVVCAGLVMWAEWQGNSHFMLLGADSNSNMEGKESRFGILASSLYAVITTAASCGAVNAMHDSFTALGGMIPLWLMQIGEVVFGGVGSGLYGMLLFVLLAVFIAGLMIGRTPEYLGKKIDVREMKLTALAILVTPALVLLGTALALMTDAGRSGIFNPGIHGFSEVLYAVSSAANNNGSAFAGLSANSPFWNCLLAFCMLIGRFGVIVPVMAIAGSLVNKTRQPASGGTLPTHGALFVGLLIGTVLLVGALTFIPALALGPVAEHLSLR
- the kdpB gene encoding potassium-transporting ATPase subunit KdpB; amino-acid sequence: MSRKQLALLEPSLVRQALMDAIKKLDPRVQWRNPVMFIVWLGSLLTTLLAVAMAAGLLAGSATFTAAIGLWLWFTVLFANVAEALAEGRSKAQANSLKGVQKTAFARKLREAKYGAATDRVPADALRKGDIVLVEAGDIIPCDGEVIEGGASVDESAITGESAPVIRESGGDFASVTGGTRILSDWLVIQCSVNPGETFLDRMIAMVEGAQRRKTPNEIALTILLVALTIVFLLATATLWPFSSYGGTAVSVTVLVALLVCLIPTTIGGLLSAIGVAGMSRMLAANVIATSGRAVEAAGDVDVLLLDKTGTITLGNRQASEFLPAPGVDEKTLADAAQLASLADETPEGRSIVVLAKQRFNLRQRDVQSLHATFVPFTAQTRMSGINIQDRLIRKGSVDAIRRHIAANNGHFPPQVDTLVENVARQGATPLVVAEGATVLGVIALKDIVKGGIKERFAQLRKMGIKTVMITGDNRLTAAAIAAEAGVDDFLSEATPEAKLALIRQYQGEGRLVAMTGDGTNDAPALAQADVAVAMNSGTQAAKEAGNMVDLDSNPTKLIEVVHIGKQMLMTRGSLTTFSIANDVAKYFAIIPAAFAATYPQLNALNVMHLHSPASAILSAVIFNALIIIFLIPLALKGVSYKPLTAAAMLRRNLWNYGLGGLVVPFIGIKAIDVVLTLFGLV